In one window of Nocardiopsis aegyptia DNA:
- a CDS encoding ArsR/SmtB family transcription factor — MLQLATDIDALARFGRALADPIRCRVLLVLRDGAAHPAELAEELGISRTRLSNHLSCLRDCGLVVTVPVGRRVRYELADPRLAHALDDLRSAVIAVQTDQACADEAGQACANETGAC; from the coding sequence ATGCTGCAACTCGCCACCGACATCGACGCCCTGGCCCGGTTCGGCCGGGCCCTGGCCGATCCCATCCGCTGCCGGGTCCTGCTGGTCCTCCGCGACGGCGCCGCCCACCCCGCCGAGCTGGCCGAGGAACTCGGCATCAGCCGGACGCGCCTGTCCAACCACCTGTCCTGCCTGCGCGACTGCGGGCTGGTCGTCACCGTCCCCGTGGGGCGCCGGGTGCGCTACGAACTCGCCGACCCGCGGCTGGCGCACGCCCTGGACGACCTGCGCTCGGCCGTGATCGCCGTCCAGACCGACCAGGCCTGCGCCGACGAGGCCGGCCAGGCCTGCGCGAACGAGACGGGGGCGTGCTGA
- a CDS encoding hydroxymethylglutaryl-CoA lyase: MSANDHGPQGADHVEIVEVGPRDGLQNESTVLSVDDRIRLIDRAVAAGVRRIEAVSFVNPKRVPQMAGAEEIMAGVRREPGVSHIGLVLNRRGLERAVAAGVSEVNVAVPATDGFCTRNQGCTVDEMLDALADIDTDLQGTGIPLSVTVSTAFGCPFDGEVPAGQVVEVVNRITGTSAVEIALADTIGVGVPREVSELLRAVGAVADGRTLRCHFHNTRNTGYANAMAAVDAGVRVLDSSLGGFGGCPFAPAATGNIATEDLLYMLHRSGLHTGVSLSGAAELGAWMGERLDKQPPAYLGRAGAFPA, translated from the coding sequence ATGAGTGCGAACGACCATGGGCCCCAGGGCGCGGACCACGTGGAGATCGTCGAGGTGGGGCCGCGCGACGGCCTGCAGAACGAGTCCACGGTGCTGTCCGTGGACGACCGCATCCGGCTGATCGACCGTGCGGTGGCCGCAGGGGTGCGCCGGATCGAGGCGGTCAGCTTCGTCAACCCCAAGCGCGTGCCGCAGATGGCGGGCGCGGAGGAGATCATGGCGGGCGTCCGGCGGGAGCCGGGGGTCTCGCACATCGGGCTGGTGCTCAACCGGCGCGGTCTGGAGCGCGCGGTGGCCGCCGGGGTCTCCGAGGTCAACGTCGCGGTGCCGGCCACGGACGGGTTCTGTACGCGCAACCAGGGGTGCACCGTCGACGAGATGCTCGACGCCCTGGCCGACATCGACACCGACCTTCAGGGGACGGGCATCCCGCTCAGCGTGACCGTCTCGACCGCGTTCGGGTGCCCCTTCGACGGTGAGGTCCCGGCCGGGCAGGTGGTGGAGGTCGTCAACCGGATCACCGGGACCTCGGCGGTGGAGATCGCCCTGGCCGACACCATCGGTGTCGGGGTGCCACGTGAGGTCTCCGAGCTGCTGCGCGCCGTCGGCGCCGTGGCGGACGGTCGTACGCTGCGTTGTCACTTCCACAACACGCGCAATACCGGTTACGCGAACGCCATGGCCGCGGTGGACGCGGGCGTGCGGGTGCTCGACTCCAGCCTCGGCGGGTTCGGCGGCTGCCCGTTCGCCCCGGCGGCGACCGGCAACATCGCCACCGAGGACCTGCTGTACATGCTGCACCGCAGCGGGCTGCACACGGGCGTGAGCCTGTCCGGGGCGGCGGAGCTGGGCGCGTGGATGGGCGAGCGCCTGGACAAGCAGCCCCCGGCCTACCTGGGCCGCGCGGGGGCCTTCCCGGCCTGA
- a CDS encoding GNAT family N-acetyltransferase: MSGYVARVRHDESPGGDVGLDPLVRSAAQRWAEADPLLPAPVNIARDSYPLLTVSDEEGRPVAAGTMHYTWYQPGEVGRIWGVPDQHWLTPIVGGPDPSRALDSLLTSWRDQLEDLPTGTGSESAALVSWPARDVCGIIPLQRHGLQPYTVLAARQRRRGVPPSLPPRDVTIRLADRSDLTQVVALLMEEHRYEQHFGGVFLQPDTAEQTRKVAARALERSRSWIWIAERRGRAVGLLWVSPPERSRWAKSLVNARPIAHIGYGVVIADERGHGIGTALVGQAHQALDSHGVGASVLNYAAMNPLSGPFWHRMGYRPVWTTWEVRPALALR, from the coding sequence ATGAGCGGATATGTCGCGCGGGTGCGACATGATGAGTCGCCCGGGGGCGACGTCGGCCTGGACCCGCTGGTGCGGTCCGCCGCTCAGCGCTGGGCCGAAGCCGACCCCCTGCTTCCCGCGCCGGTCAACATCGCCCGCGACTCCTACCCCCTCCTGACCGTCAGCGACGAGGAGGGGCGCCCCGTCGCCGCGGGGACCATGCACTACACCTGGTACCAGCCCGGCGAGGTCGGGCGGATCTGGGGCGTGCCCGACCAGCACTGGCTCACCCCCATCGTCGGCGGCCCCGACCCCAGCCGCGCCCTGGACTCCCTGCTCACCAGCTGGCGCGACCAGCTGGAGGACCTGCCGACCGGTACCGGCTCGGAGTCGGCCGCCCTGGTCAGCTGGCCCGCGCGCGACGTGTGCGGGATTATCCCGCTCCAGCGGCACGGCCTGCAGCCCTACACCGTGCTCGCGGCCCGCCAGCGCCGCCGGGGCGTCCCCCCGTCGCTGCCGCCGCGCGACGTGACCATCCGCCTCGCCGACCGCAGCGACCTGACCCAGGTCGTGGCGCTGCTCATGGAGGAGCACCGCTACGAGCAGCACTTCGGCGGGGTGTTCCTGCAGCCCGACACCGCCGAGCAGACGCGCAAGGTCGCCGCGCGGGCGCTGGAGCGTTCCCGGTCCTGGATCTGGATCGCCGAACGGCGCGGGCGTGCCGTGGGGCTGCTGTGGGTGTCCCCGCCCGAGCGCTCCCGCTGGGCCAAGTCCCTGGTCAACGCACGCCCGATCGCGCACATCGGCTACGGGGTCGTGATCGCCGACGAACGGGGCCACGGGATCGGCACCGCGCTGGTCGGCCAGGCCCACCAGGCGCTGGACAGCCACGGCGTGGGCGCCTCGGTGCTCAACTACGCGGCGATGAACCCGCTGTCGGGCCCCTTCTGGCACCGGATGGGCTACCGGCCGGTGTGGACGACCTGGGAGGTCCGCCCCGCCCTCGCCCTGCGCTGA